In Populus alba chromosome 1, ASM523922v2, whole genome shotgun sequence, a single window of DNA contains:
- the LOC118039057 gene encoding thioredoxin O2, mitochondrial, with protein MRGSNKALLVRALIFGSHRSSMNSFSRRLHENLISNPGKTSHPSKPLSNFTTKFHFSTPYPQLFQRTLSSSSGASNIVLVKSDEELNSGLKNVQEKSSPAVFYFTATWCGPCKFISPVIEELSKKYPHATIYKVDIDTEGLQNALANLNIAAVPTLDFYKNGKKETTIVGADVAKLKNTMESLYRED; from the exons ATGAGGGGGAGTAATAAAGCACTGCTGGTTCGAGCTTTAATTTTCGGAAGCCACCGGAGTTCAATGAACTCCTTCTCCCGTCGTCTTCATGAAAACCTAATTTCAAATCCAGGCAAAACCTCACATCCTTCTAAACCTCTCTCCAACTTCACCACAAAATTTCACTTCTCAACTCCTTATCCGCAACTCTTCCAAAGAaccctctcctcctcctccg GTGCATCAAACATTGTTCTTGTAAAATCAGATGAAGAGCTGAATAGCGGACTGAAAAATGTTCAAG AGAAGTCTTCTCCAGCGGTTTTCTATTTTACTGCTACATGGTGTGGGCCTT GCAAGTTTATATCTCCTGTAATCGAAGAGCTGAGTAAGAAATACCCTCATGCAACAATATATAAAGTTGACATTGACACG GAAGGTCTTCAAAATGCGTTGGCGAACTTGAATATTGCTGCTGTG CCAACTCTTGATTTCTACAAAAATGGCAAAAAGGAAACTACAATTGTTGGTGCTGATGTTGCCAAGTTGAAGAATACCATGGAATCTCTCTACAG ggagGATTAA